From the genome of Bombus pascuorum chromosome 2, iyBomPasc1.1, whole genome shotgun sequence, one region includes:
- the LOC132916666 gene encoding ubiquinone biosynthesis protein COQ4 homolog, mitochondrial-like isoform X1, with translation MDYAKHRVSLSPVQRAILAAGAAAISFVDPFRGDMIACLAETTGTDALSYCHQKMLATSEGSRILARKPRISSSTIDFSALRRLPQGTLGRIYCDFLDVNNVSPDSRPAVRFVEDTELAYVMQRYRETHDIYHALLLMPTTMLGEVTVKWVEALQLRLPMCFSGAIFGAFRLRPRQRKLYLEHHLPWAINTGIGTKFLLGIYFEERWEQPLADFHREINITPLVPTETISNEI, from the exons ATGGATTACGCGAAACATCGTGTATCTCTGTCGCCAGTGCAACGTGCAATTTTGGCGGCCGGTGCAGCCGCGATCTCATTCGTTGATCCTTTTCGCGGTGACATGATCGCATGCTTGGCAGAAACGACCGGTACCGACGCTCTTTCCTACTGTCATCAAAAAATGCTCGCAACCTCCGAGGGATCTCGCATTCTTGCCAGGAAACCACGTATATCCTCGTCTACGATTGACTTTTCCGCGCTAAGACGATTACCACAAGGAACCCTTGGCAGGATCTATTGCGATTTTTTGGACGTTAAC AACGTGTCCCCCGATTCTAGACCTGCGGTCAGATTCGTTGAAGATACTGAATTAGCATATGTAATGCAACGATATCGAGAAACACACGATATTTATCATGCTCTACTTCTAATGCCAACCACGATGCTTGGAGAAGTGACGGTCAAGTGGGTAGAAGCGTTACAATTACGATTACCAATGTGTTTCAGCGGAGCGATATTTGGAGCGTTTCGGTTGCGTCCAAG GCAAAGGAAATTATATCTCGAGCATCATCTGCCTTGGGCCATCAACACAGGAATTGGTACAAAATTTCTGTTGGGTATCTACTTCGAAGAACGTTGGGAGCAACCCCTTGCCGATTTTCATCGAGAAATAAACATCACCCCTTTGGTGCCGACAGAAACCATTAGCAATGAAATCTGA
- the LOC132916655 gene encoding discoidin domain-containing receptor 2-like isoform X2, producing MRVEIYGCVLEQYVASYNAPKGSSPGPGGRNVQDASYDGVEIEPLVLVNGLGQLTDGILGEISEILSSSTNATNWIGWSDRTTIQIIFRFQEPREFQNCTVHVARIPQLDVETFSQMRVWFSTDGENYQSEAEKSEWPIVARSSAAETVLLSIPLQSRIGQFVKVEFSLAAKWLLLSEITFYTGSTSRSNDLNILADDQSSEIQQNRSEPRAKSSSSVIHSTINSVSLNVTDLYQIDEDASIPDVFPVGTSQTYIGLVSGLLTVFALFLTCTTFLIKQRGRNKVALLQKHTALLCDSSAPGIAISPKDVKLSNSIVTGLSLIRKPIIIAPSDNLPDRSNTDFQTDAKAAVVDSHFDNSDARSTLYERTYSLFSEENLVVANSNVSSTCTAESCSDFKRKSSFTTNKYAEVTMPTTMTYSTKKAFHLQSRNTNQRIYEGYYAATDILTIKRREIPSTMSPFTPLHIREETVCLPSTIDSYNVQRVSRHRLRILDKLGEGNFGLVHLCEAKGITNPEVGAIQSRQIVIVRSLWRGVVDSLRLDFTKDMHVLAMLQNSNIAKMMALVEEEPFGAIFEFGRFGDLLTFLESRGGNLDSKDDINYDNHLSFITQIASGMKYLESMNIAHCDLAARNCIVGQDLTIKVSDHAIYCNKYDHHYFIDGHNVKVPLRWMAWEAVLLGKRSCRADVWSFAVTIWEIFLNCKEIPYADLTVAQVLENCGRCYQNETYIGGNGQPDDNNDQRNHHRILSQPDHCPDDLYRIMKKCWSTRIEDRPQFAEIHLYLERLALD from the exons ATGCGGGTCGAAATTTACGGATGCGTATTGGAAC AGTATGTCGCGAGTTATAACGCGCCCAAGGGATCGAGTCCCGGTCCCGGAGGACGAAACGTTCAGGATGCTTCGTATGACGGTGTCGAGATCGAACCTCTTGTTCTCGTAAACGGTCTCGGTCAATTGACGGATGGAATATTAGGcgaaatttctgaaattctcTCCTCTTCGACCAATGCTACGAACTGGATCGGTTGGTCGGATCGTACTACAATTcagattatttttcgttttcaagaaCCACGAGAATTTCAGAATTGTACCGTACACGTCGCTCGTATACCACAACTAGACGTCGAG acATTTTCGCAAATGCGCGTTTGGTTTTCCACCGATGGTGAGAACTATCAATCGGAAGCAGAAAAATCCGAGTGGCCGATCGTTGCTAGATCGTCCGCTGCCGAAACGGTTTTGCTATCGATCCCTTTACAATCTAGGATCGGACAATTCGTAAAAGTGGAATTCAGTCTTGCCGCGAAATGGTTGCTTCTCAGCGAAATCACCTTTTATACTG GTAGCACAAGTCGGTCGAacgatttgaatattttagctGATGATCAATCATCGGAAATTCAGCAAAATCGAAGCGAACCACGAGCAAAATCCAGCAGCTCCGTCATCCACTCGACCATCAACTCCGTGAGTTTGAATGTAACGGATCTTTACCAAATCGACGAAGATGCCTCGATACCGGATGTCTTTCCCGTTGGTACTTCCCAAACGTATATCGGCCTTGTCAGCGGCCTATTGACAGTGTTTGCCCTTTTCTTAACATGTACAACATTTTTGATCAAACAAAGAGGCCGTAACAAAGTCGCTTTGTTGCAAAAGCATACAGCTCTACTGTGCGACTCATCCGCACCAGGCATTGCGATCTCTCCGAAGGATGTTAAACTCTCGAATTCGATCGTAACCGGATTATCCTTGATTCGCAAACCTATCATTATTGCCCCTTCCGATAACTTGCCTGATCGATCCAATACAGATTTCCAAACGGATGCCAAAGCTGCTGTCGTTGATTCTCACTTCGATAATTCTGACGCCCGTTCCACTCTATACGAGAGAACATACAGTCTGTTCTCCGAAGAAAATCTCGTGGTTGCAAACTCAAACGTGTCCTCCACTTGTACAGCCGAATCATGTTCAG ATTTCAAGCGCAAGTCGAGCTTCACGACAAACAAGTATGCGGAAGTGACAATGCCAACGACTATGACATATTCGACGAAAAAAGCGTTTCATCTTCAATCGAGAAACACGAATCAAAGAATCTACGAGGGGTATTATGCGGCAACAGACATTTTAACG ATAAAGAGAAGGGAGATCCCGTCGACTATGAGCCCGTTTACACCGCTTCACATTCGCGAGGAAACCGTATGTTTACCAAGTACCATTGATTCCTACAACGTTCAGCGTGTTTCCAGACACAGATTAAGAATTCTAGACAAACTCGGTGAAGGAAATTTCGGTTTG GTCCATTTATGCGAAGCAAAAGGAATCACGAATCCCGAAGTAGGAGCGATCCAAAGTCGGCAAATTGTAATCGTTAGGTCTCTTTGGCGAGGCGTTGTAGATTCTTTAAG GTTGGACTTTACGAAGGATATGCATGTTTTGGCGATGCTTCAAAATTCAAACATAGCAAAGATGATGGCCTTGGTAGAAGAGGAACCGTTTGGAGCTATTTTCGAGTTCGGTCGATTCGGAGATCTCCTTACTTTCTTAGAAAGTCGCGGTGGTAATTTGGACAGCAAGGACGATATTAA CTATGACAACCATTTAAGCTTTATTACCCAAATTGCATCTGGCATGAAGTATTTGGAATCCATGAACATTGCACATTGTGATTTAGCAGCCAG GAATTGCATCGTTGGTCAGGATCTGACAATAAAGGTGTCGGATCATGCCATATATTGTAACAAATATGATCATCATTATTTCATCGACGGGCATAATGTAAAAGTTCCTCTTCGTTGGATGGCATGGGAAGCAGTGTTACTG GGTAAACGTAGTTGCCGAGCCGACGTTTGGTCGTTTGCTGTAACAATTtgggaaatttttctaaattgtaAGGAGATACCATATGCGGATTTAACAGTGGCACAGGTTTTAGAAAATTGTGGCCGCTGTTACCAAAACGAAACGTATATCGGTGGTAATGGACAGCCCGATGACAACAACGACCAAAGAAATCATCATCGAattctttcacaacccgaTCATTGTCCGGATGACCTCTACcgtataatgaaaaaatgttggaGTACACGAATCGAGGACAGACCCCAGTTTGCGGAAATTCACCTATACCTCGAGAGACTAGCCCTCGATTGA
- the LOC132916666 gene encoding ubiquinone biosynthesis protein COQ4 homolog, mitochondrial-like isoform X2 has protein sequence MPWNHKNVMFARVGSALFYGLSSFMITVVNKTVLTSFEFPSFQMLGIGQMLATIMLLFAAKKLRYVEFPNLEVTTCVKIWPLPIIYIVSGWPLRRLFSSTGCSSSFTMDYAKHRVSLSPVQRAILAAGAAAISFVDPFRGDMIACLAETTGTDALSYCHQKMLATSEGSRILARKPRISSSTIDFSALRRLPQGTLGRIYCDFLDVNNVSPDSRPAVRFVEDTELAYVMQRYRETHDIYHALLLMPTTMLGEVTVKWVEALQLRLPMCFSGAIFGAFRLRPRQRKLYLEHHLPWAINTGIGTKFLLGIYFEERWEQPLADFHREINITPLVPTETISNEI, from the exons ATGCCGTGGAATCATAAAAATGTGATGTTCGCGAGGGTCGGTTCTGCCCTATTTTACGGGTTATCTTCATTTATGATCACAGTTGTAAATAAGACAGTGCTGACGTCATTCGAATTTCCATCGTTTCAAATGCTTGGCATAGGACAAATGTTGGCTACGATCATGTTACTTTTCGCAGCAAAGAAGTTGCGCTACGTTGAATTTCCTAACCTAGAAGTAACAACGTGTGTCAAGATATGGCCATTACCGATCATTTACATCG TTTCAGGCTGGCCACTTCGAAGATTATTCAGCAGCACTGGCTGCTCGTCATCCTTCACGATGGATTACGCGAAACATCGTGTATCTCTGTCGCCAGTGCAACGTGCAATTTTGGCGGCCGGTGCAGCCGCGATCTCATTCGTTGATCCTTTTCGCGGTGACATGATCGCATGCTTGGCAGAAACGACCGGTACCGACGCTCTTTCCTACTGTCATCAAAAAATGCTCGCAACCTCCGAGGGATCTCGCATTCTTGCCAGGAAACCACGTATATCCTCGTCTACGATTGACTTTTCCGCGCTAAGACGATTACCACAAGGAACCCTTGGCAGGATCTATTGCGATTTTTTGGACGTTAAC AACGTGTCCCCCGATTCTAGACCTGCGGTCAGATTCGTTGAAGATACTGAATTAGCATATGTAATGCAACGATATCGAGAAACACACGATATTTATCATGCTCTACTTCTAATGCCAACCACGATGCTTGGAGAAGTGACGGTCAAGTGGGTAGAAGCGTTACAATTACGATTACCAATGTGTTTCAGCGGAGCGATATTTGGAGCGTTTCGGTTGCGTCCAAG GCAAAGGAAATTATATCTCGAGCATCATCTGCCTTGGGCCATCAACACAGGAATTGGTACAAAATTTCTGTTGGGTATCTACTTCGAAGAACGTTGGGAGCAACCCCTTGCCGATTTTCATCGAGAAATAAACATCACCCCTTTGGTGCCGACAGAAACCATTAGCAATGAAATCTGA
- the LOC132916663 gene encoding protoheme IX farnesyltransferase, mitochondrial: MLFIFCSIRISRNICLSSLKLSIATYSTKATSSVKKLSRTQKYRCLLDTKNVKNQKISSNFVTSFDHQKSTQCVNITNNEKQKNLYMQNEQEWQCIKLDSGKLRKHCFMLSKIRLTSLVVVTTMAGYALAPGPFDAFTFVACSMGTGLMSATANAINQCFEVPFDAQMSRTKNRVLVRGYLTPGHAVMFATISGFSGLLLLYTEVNGLTATLGAANLLLYTLIYTPMKRISILNTWVGSIVGAIPPLMGWASCVGNIISPGAWIMSGLLYAWQFPHFNALSWNLRPDYSRAGYRMMAVTNPKLCRKTALRYTAALMGLCYLAPVCDVTNCWFALLSTPLNAYFLYLAWEFHKHSDSRSSRKLFHFSLIHLPVLIVLMLINKKKWYNDDNRQRNTILSEEKSDAVLMKTIASIFSST, encoded by the exons atgttatttattttttgctcAATCAGGATCTCCCGTAACATATGTCTATCATCGTTGAAACTGTCTATCGCCACA TATTCTACCAAGGCTACATCAAGCGTAAAGAAATTATCCCGTACACAGAAATACCGATGTTTATTAGACAcaaaaaatgtcaaaaatcAGAAGATATCATCTAACTTTGTTACATCGTTTGACCACCAAAAGTCTACCCAATGtgtaaatataacaaacaatgaaaagcaaaaaaatttatatatgcaaAATGAACAAGAATGGCAGTGTATAAAATTAGACTCCGGCAAACTTCGAAAACATTGTTTCATGTTATCTAAGATACGGTTAACAT CTTTGGTAGTTGTAACAACCATGGCTGGATATGCATTAGCACCAGGGCCTTTCGATGCTTTTACATTTGTTGCATGTTCTATGGGTACTGGATTAATGTCTGCAACAGCAAACGCTATCAATCAATGTTTTGAAGTTCCTTTTGATGCGCAGATGTCAAGAACAAAGAATAGAGTATTGGTTAGAGGTTACTTAAC ACCTGGCCATGCAGTAATGTTTGCAACAATATCTGGCTTCAGtggattattattattatataccgAAGTTAATGGATTAACAGCTACTTTAGGTGCAGCTAATCTGCTTCTGTACACTCTTATTTACACTCCTATGAAACGCATTAGTATTCTAAATACTTGGGTGGGTTCCATAG TTGGAGCCATACCACCATTAATGGGTTGGGCATCTTGTGTCGGCAATATAATATCTCCAGGTGCTTGGATAATGTCTGGTCTATTATATGCATGGCAGTTTCCTCATTTCAATGCTTTATCATGGAATTTGAGGCCGGATTATTCGCGTGCAGGTTATAGAATGATGGCAGTCACAAATCCAAAGCTTTGTCGTAAAacagcattacgttataccgctgCATTAATGGGTCTTTGTTATTTAGCACCAGTTTGTGATGTAACAAACTGTTGGTTTGCCTTGTTATCGACACCACTTAACGCATATTTTCTTTACCTTG cTTGGGAATTTCACAAACACTCTGATAGTAGAAGTTCACGCAAactgtttcatttttcattgattCATTTACCTGTTCTTATAGTTCTTATgcttataaataagaaaaagtggTATAATGATGACAATAGACAGAGAAATACGATACTTTCCGAAGAAAAAAGCGACGCAGTTTTAATGAAAACGATTGCATCGATATTTTCGAGCACTTAA
- the LOC132916655 gene encoding discoidin domain-containing receptor 2-like isoform X1, giving the protein MRCILTVVSLGVLLATVRCRENSTKNVFDQCIFPLGMEEGKIPDDAITASSSYETKSVGPQNARIRQEKNGGAWCPKAQISSAIREYLEIDLTKNHLIAWTETQGRFGNGQGQEYAEAFFLEYWRDTKWHQYRNLMGDRVLRGNSNTYLVEKQKLDLPFVASKVRFVPYSQHPRTVCMRVEIYGCVLEQYVASYNAPKGSSPGPGGRNVQDASYDGVEIEPLVLVNGLGQLTDGILGEISEILSSSTNATNWIGWSDRTTIQIIFRFQEPREFQNCTVHVARIPQLDVETFSQMRVWFSTDGENYQSEAEKSEWPIVARSSAAETVLLSIPLQSRIGQFVKVEFSLAAKWLLLSEITFYTGSTSRSNDLNILADDQSSEIQQNRSEPRAKSSSSVIHSTINSVSLNVTDLYQIDEDASIPDVFPVGTSQTYIGLVSGLLTVFALFLTCTTFLIKQRGRNKVALLQKHTALLCDSSAPGIAISPKDVKLSNSIVTGLSLIRKPIIIAPSDNLPDRSNTDFQTDAKAAVVDSHFDNSDARSTLYERTYSLFSEENLVVANSNVSSTCTAESCSDFKRKSSFTTNKYAEVTMPTTMTYSTKKAFHLQSRNTNQRIYEGYYAATDILTIKRREIPSTMSPFTPLHIREETVCLPSTIDSYNVQRVSRHRLRILDKLGEGNFGLVHLCEAKGITNPEVGAIQSRQIVIVRSLWRGVVDSLRLDFTKDMHVLAMLQNSNIAKMMALVEEEPFGAIFEFGRFGDLLTFLESRGGNLDSKDDINYDNHLSFITQIASGMKYLESMNIAHCDLAARNCIVGQDLTIKVSDHAIYCNKYDHHYFIDGHNVKVPLRWMAWEAVLLGKRSCRADVWSFAVTIWEIFLNCKEIPYADLTVAQVLENCGRCYQNETYIGGNGQPDDNNDQRNHHRILSQPDHCPDDLYRIMKKCWSTRIEDRPQFAEIHLYLERLALD; this is encoded by the exons ATGCGGTGCATCCTAACGGTTGTCTCATTGGGAGTGCTTCTGGCAACTGTTCGCTGCAGAGAGAATTCAACGAAAAACGTTTTCG ATCAGTGTATCTTTCCCCTTGGCATGGAAGAGGGAAAAATTCCAGATGATGCGATCACCGCTTCTTCTAGCTACGAAACGAAATCCGTGGGCCCCCAAAACGCAAg GATAAGACAAGAGAAGAATGGTGGCGCTTGGTGTCCAAAAGCGCAAATCAGTAGCGCGATAAGAGAATACCTGGAGATCGATCTGACGAAAAATCATCTGATAGCGTGGACCGAAACTCAAGGACGGTTTGGCAATGGTCAAGGTCAGGAGTATGCGGAGGCTTTCTTTCTCGAGTACTGGCGCGACACGAAATGGCATCAGTATAGAAACTTGATGGGTGACAGA GTACTACGCGGCAACAGCAACACCTACTTGGTGGAAAAGCAGAAGTTGGACTTACCGTTTGTCGCGAGCAAAGTGCGATTCGTACCTTACAGCCAACATCCCCGGACGGTTTGCATGCGGGTCGAAATTTACGGATGCGTATTGGAAC AGTATGTCGCGAGTTATAACGCGCCCAAGGGATCGAGTCCCGGTCCCGGAGGACGAAACGTTCAGGATGCTTCGTATGACGGTGTCGAGATCGAACCTCTTGTTCTCGTAAACGGTCTCGGTCAATTGACGGATGGAATATTAGGcgaaatttctgaaattctcTCCTCTTCGACCAATGCTACGAACTGGATCGGTTGGTCGGATCGTACTACAATTcagattatttttcgttttcaagaaCCACGAGAATTTCAGAATTGTACCGTACACGTCGCTCGTATACCACAACTAGACGTCGAG acATTTTCGCAAATGCGCGTTTGGTTTTCCACCGATGGTGAGAACTATCAATCGGAAGCAGAAAAATCCGAGTGGCCGATCGTTGCTAGATCGTCCGCTGCCGAAACGGTTTTGCTATCGATCCCTTTACAATCTAGGATCGGACAATTCGTAAAAGTGGAATTCAGTCTTGCCGCGAAATGGTTGCTTCTCAGCGAAATCACCTTTTATACTG GTAGCACAAGTCGGTCGAacgatttgaatattttagctGATGATCAATCATCGGAAATTCAGCAAAATCGAAGCGAACCACGAGCAAAATCCAGCAGCTCCGTCATCCACTCGACCATCAACTCCGTGAGTTTGAATGTAACGGATCTTTACCAAATCGACGAAGATGCCTCGATACCGGATGTCTTTCCCGTTGGTACTTCCCAAACGTATATCGGCCTTGTCAGCGGCCTATTGACAGTGTTTGCCCTTTTCTTAACATGTACAACATTTTTGATCAAACAAAGAGGCCGTAACAAAGTCGCTTTGTTGCAAAAGCATACAGCTCTACTGTGCGACTCATCCGCACCAGGCATTGCGATCTCTCCGAAGGATGTTAAACTCTCGAATTCGATCGTAACCGGATTATCCTTGATTCGCAAACCTATCATTATTGCCCCTTCCGATAACTTGCCTGATCGATCCAATACAGATTTCCAAACGGATGCCAAAGCTGCTGTCGTTGATTCTCACTTCGATAATTCTGACGCCCGTTCCACTCTATACGAGAGAACATACAGTCTGTTCTCCGAAGAAAATCTCGTGGTTGCAAACTCAAACGTGTCCTCCACTTGTACAGCCGAATCATGTTCAG ATTTCAAGCGCAAGTCGAGCTTCACGACAAACAAGTATGCGGAAGTGACAATGCCAACGACTATGACATATTCGACGAAAAAAGCGTTTCATCTTCAATCGAGAAACACGAATCAAAGAATCTACGAGGGGTATTATGCGGCAACAGACATTTTAACG ATAAAGAGAAGGGAGATCCCGTCGACTATGAGCCCGTTTACACCGCTTCACATTCGCGAGGAAACCGTATGTTTACCAAGTACCATTGATTCCTACAACGTTCAGCGTGTTTCCAGACACAGATTAAGAATTCTAGACAAACTCGGTGAAGGAAATTTCGGTTTG GTCCATTTATGCGAAGCAAAAGGAATCACGAATCCCGAAGTAGGAGCGATCCAAAGTCGGCAAATTGTAATCGTTAGGTCTCTTTGGCGAGGCGTTGTAGATTCTTTAAG GTTGGACTTTACGAAGGATATGCATGTTTTGGCGATGCTTCAAAATTCAAACATAGCAAAGATGATGGCCTTGGTAGAAGAGGAACCGTTTGGAGCTATTTTCGAGTTCGGTCGATTCGGAGATCTCCTTACTTTCTTAGAAAGTCGCGGTGGTAATTTGGACAGCAAGGACGATATTAA CTATGACAACCATTTAAGCTTTATTACCCAAATTGCATCTGGCATGAAGTATTTGGAATCCATGAACATTGCACATTGTGATTTAGCAGCCAG GAATTGCATCGTTGGTCAGGATCTGACAATAAAGGTGTCGGATCATGCCATATATTGTAACAAATATGATCATCATTATTTCATCGACGGGCATAATGTAAAAGTTCCTCTTCGTTGGATGGCATGGGAAGCAGTGTTACTG GGTAAACGTAGTTGCCGAGCCGACGTTTGGTCGTTTGCTGTAACAATTtgggaaatttttctaaattgtaAGGAGATACCATATGCGGATTTAACAGTGGCACAGGTTTTAGAAAATTGTGGCCGCTGTTACCAAAACGAAACGTATATCGGTGGTAATGGACAGCCCGATGACAACAACGACCAAAGAAATCATCATCGAattctttcacaacccgaTCATTGTCCGGATGACCTCTACcgtataatgaaaaaatgttggaGTACACGAATCGAGGACAGACCCCAGTTTGCGGAAATTCACCTATACCTCGAGAGACTAGCCCTCGATTGA